AGGAGCGCCTGGCCAAACTGGCCGGCGGTGTCGCGGTGGTCCAGGTCGGAGCCGCTACTGAGACCGAGATGAAAGACAAGAAGCTGCGCATCGAGGATGCCCTGAACGCCACCCGGGCTGCTGTAGAAGAGGGTATCGTACCCGGCGGCGGCGTGGCCTACATCACCGCAATGAAGGCGCTTGATGAGCTAACCACGGACAGCTTTGATGAAAAGACCGGTGTTGACATTGTCCGCCGGGCTTTGGAAGAACCCCTGCGCCAGATTGCCGGCAACGCCGGTCTGGAAGGTTCCGTTATAGTTGACAAGGTGAAGAATTCTCCCGCAGGTGTGGGTTTCAACGCCCTGCTTGGCGAATTTGTCAATATGATCGACTCAGGTATCGTGGATCCTGCCAAGGTCACCCGGTCAGCATTGCAGAACGCGGCCAGCATCGCGGCAATGATCCTGACCACGGAAACCCTGGTAGCCGACAAGCCGGAAAAAGACAAAGACCCCATGGGCGGCATGGGTGGCATGGGCGGCATGGGCGGCATGGGCGGCATGATGTAACTAAGGGCCTTAAGCCGTTATAAATAAAGGGGCCGAATGCTCGGCCCCTTGCTATGATCACGAAATGATCACGGCGTGCAAAATTGATACGCAGAGGTTTCTCATTAGCTCACTGAACTCTTGGGAAGCCTCTTTCTTTTTAGTTTTGGTCGCGTGTAGATAAACATTTTTTTTGGCGGCATCATCCGTATGCCCAAGACGTTCCATTATGTCTGGGGGCCCAACCCGGCTTCTGCAAAAAGGGGAGGGGTGTGGTTAACGAATGGAACCAGAGGCATCCCTCGGTCTTGTGAGCGGGAGTTGCTTCATAGCAGCCTTTTTCAAGGCGTTTTCAGTTTTCTTTAAGGTTTTTGGAGACGTTCAGGGTATTAAGATTTAAATACTTTGCGCCGAGTAAATAATTGATTAAACATAGCGTTAGCTAGTTCTATCTTATGGAACACAGTAAGGGGGGTGATATTTATATGATATTATCAGTTTCGTCATCATCATCAAGTAGCGATTATTCGGCTGTGGATAATACTGATCAAGTAGCAAGGCTTCAGCAACAAAAGGAAAGACTTGAGCAGCAATTGCAGGAAGTCAGCCAAAGTAAAGAGGACGAAAAAATAAAACAGCAAAAAATACAACTGCTACAAATGAGAATACAGCAGATTGAGGCACAGATTCAGCAAGTAAAAGAAGCAAAAAACAACAAATGCAATAATTCAATGTCGGTAACCGCTTCGGCAAATACAAGCTCTATTGTTGATACTCTGGTTTAACGGCCAGGCCCCGCTCTTTGGAGCGGGGCTTTTTGGTTCTTCAAAGATACATTTTAGTCCTTACGTAAACTTACATTATCGGAAAGTATTTTTTTAGAATGGGTATGCGGTATCAACTCAAGGCATGTTTATTCATTAACTAAAATTTGTTATGATAGGATCATGCAGGGATATCCACACCCCGCTGGATTTTTCGCCAGTGATAGAGGTAGAACGGGAGTGAAACCACCACCAGCGCCAGGCTGTTGATGAACCTCCTGATTCGTTGATAACGCCAGGCGGCTTCCTGGTTTTGTTTTTCCTCCTGGAGCTGCTTTTCAAATTCCTCTTGAGTTAGGTTGGGATATTTCTGCTGCATGTCACTGAGACGAATCTTGGTATCATAGTATCCCATACCTTTTGTCGGGTCGGGATAGACGAGATCTACCACCCCCATAATAAGCTGCACCGAACCCACGATCAGCATCATCAGGGTGGCGAAGCTGACCAGATAGAGATAAACCTGGCGGATGTTCCAGCGGCTTTCAGTCATTTTAAATCCCCCCTTTTGTTAATATTATACGGCTTGGGAGGAGGTGGACAAGGGGCCTTTTAAGAGTGTTTTATCATGCTCAATGGAGGTGTGAGCTTCTTGCGTATTTCACTATTTTCAACACCCCCTGGCTGGATCGCGACGGCCTGGTCCAGGATCGGGCTGCAAGCGTTGGCGCTGCCGCAGCCGGGCCCCGGGGAAGCTATGGCAGCGCTGGCCCGTGAGCTGAACAAGTGCCTGTCCAACCTGCCTGAGCCCTCTTTCCCGCAATCTCCGGCGGCAGCCCTGGAAGAGGAAGTGCTCCGGTATTTTGCGGGTGAAAAAGTCGCATTCAGCACGATCATAGACTTTTCCGGGTACACTCCTTTTCAAAAGCGAGTCCTTGAGCTGGTAAGGTCTATCCCTGCCGGTGAGGTGCGTACCTACGGGCAGGTCGCACTGCAGGCCGGTTTGCCCAAGGGCGCCAGGGCGGTCGGTGGAGTGATGCGCGCCAACCGTACTCCCCTGGTAATCCCCTGCCACCGGGTACTGGCCGCAGGAGGGAAATTGGGTGGGTTCGGCGGGGGACTCGACATGAAAAGATATCTGTTGAAACTTGAGGGATACAACCCTGAAAACACACAGAACGCTTAAAAAATGCAGGTGCGAATTCATTCGCACAAAGGCTGCCTAGTGCGGCGCTGACGCGCCGTTATGCGATAAAATAGCGCCTGCATACCCTGAAAAGGCCTGCGCTACATAGTAAGATATTTTATCATACTAATTCATTCATACCTCGCTATGTTTTCATTTTCTGCATGATGTCGCTTGCGGTACACTTGTCGAAATTTCTCTGCCTTGCTAATATATAAGCAGGGTTTGCAGTAATCCTTAATTTAGGACATATAGCCTAAC
This genomic interval from Pelotomaculum schinkii contains the following:
- a CDS encoding FlxA-like family protein → MILSVSSSSSSSDYSAVDNTDQVARLQQQKERLEQQLQEVSQSKEDEKIKQQKIQLLQMRIQQIEAQIQQVKEAKNNKCNNSMSVTASANTSSIVDTLV
- a CDS encoding methylated-DNA--[protein]-cysteine S-methyltransferase, whose product is MRISLFSTPPGWIATAWSRIGLQALALPQPGPGEAMAALARELNKCLSNLPEPSFPQSPAAALEEEVLRYFAGEKVAFSTIIDFSGYTPFQKRVLELVRSIPAGEVRTYGQVALQAGLPKGARAVGGVMRANRTPLVIPCHRVLAAGGKLGGFGGGLDMKRYLLKLEGYNPENTQNA